aaatgacaaaaaagctAAAAGATTTCTAAATGAAAGatagaatggactaaacagaacaggaagaaacacatgggatggagagttgctgaagaggtcataggatgtgtgatgaaaaatttcagacaaaggacactaaaataagaacaataataaagctgaagtgaagaatgcatgtatagtgcatgtgtttatttgacaaaaaaaaaaaNNNNNNNNNNGCTGAAGTGAAGAATGCatgtatagtgcatgtgtttatttgacaaaaaaaaaaaaaaatgaccagaagtgggtatgtggtaagtagcttgaatactaaccacatgcttctgggttcagtcccattgcgtgacaccttgggcaagtgtcttctgctataaactCAGGCCGAACAAAaccctgtgagtagattttgtagacagaaactgaaagaagcctgtcatatatatatatatatatatatatgtatgtgcctgccatcatcgcttaacaactgatactggtgcgtttgcgtccccgtaacttagcggtttggcaaaagagactgatagaataagtactaagcttacaaagaataagttctgggattaatttgttcgactagaggcagtgctccagcatggctgcagtcaaataactgaaacaaataaaagaataaaagggtatccaaaaatataacaatttctaAATGAGTTCTAACTTAATTAAAATAAGTTCAAAAGAAACATCACAGTTGCTGTTTCATTTCTTACCTGTAGCTAAAAGGTCACCACTATAAGATTGTGGAACGTCTCCTAGAGACTCATAATAGGATTCTATTAATGGAATTGGTAAAATATGTTTCCTTAATCCTTTTGCATGAtgttctgaaataaaagaattcataaaacataactgaaagaaatttcacttaaatatattaatttaacccttttgttaccaatctACTTGAATTGCACtttgttctatgatataaacttcctgtttcaaagtgatgtaatttaaatattccatcaaaaatcagcagcttaataatgacaaagttattttactaaattcttcattaatttttaaagtaattgaaacaaaggcagcacatttcaacagaaatatggtaacaaaagggttggtCTGAATACCTAGTAATCTCTTTGGCTTCAATGAATAAATGGACCCCCCCGCCACACACTTGGTGTTTGTAGTCTTGTGAACTGCATGGCGACCTTAGAAGTGCTGGTGGTACAAAAAAAGCACTCAATttactatgtaaagtggttgttgttaagaagggcattcagccacagaaaccatgctaaagtagaTAAATGGAGCATGaggcagtccttggacccattggatcctgccaaatcatccaacccatatcagcgtTGAACATAGAtggtaagtgatgatgatgatgatgatgatgataaataggtTTATGTGTGGAGTCAGTTATAGAGTAAAAGGATAAAGAtgccttttggtcatgaatgaccatgggcttgcacctagaaagttcccctccgaggcacaagtctgggcaaggttgtttgtagaaggccagcagttgcccatgcataccagtttcTCCTCTCCACCCTTACTGATAttgtctaagggaaaggcaaaggctgatacagcttggcacctgcgatgtcacaactcatttctacagatgagtgaactggagtaacatgaaataaagtatcttgctcaagaacacaacacacaactcagactaggaatcgaactcactacctcgttattgtgagcctgatgctgtaaccactgagccatgtatcTTCGGTATCTGGAGTATAAATTAGGTAAGtatgtattattagtattaggaTTGTTGACTGAATCTTGGTAGAGCAAATCTTTTTTCACTACAGATTATTGTGTACATCATCTGTCTCTGAGAAGTGGGTGTATTTAGTCGCTGAAAGATAATCCTGTCTCCTCCCTCTATGGATGTAGGACTAGATATAAGATAATATACCCAGATGATTTAATAACcacagggcatccagctgtagaaactctgccaaatcagactggagcctggtgttgccatccggtttcaccagtcctcagtcaaatcgtccaacccatgctagcatggaaagcggacgttaaacgatgatgatgatgatgatgatccaaaaCTTAGTTGAAGTGAAGCATGTATAAGAGTACTGCTCAAATATACAAAATGTAGTGCATTTAATGATCTTTCAGTTAGGGGTTGACTCTTTTATTTCCCTTGTTAAACAATAAGAGGTACTTTATAGaatcgcttgacctgctagaaatagcagttaaattttgCAGactttaccatcttaaaaaagggacacattgaataatgcagttCTAGATATACTAAGTTTGAAAAAACACAGGATGGTCATTATTGGAATACAATTGATGATAGGTCTGCTTGATGAGAGTTGACTCAACAACCATAGCTTCTACTCTGAGAGAGCACTAGTGTAGCTAGGGGTGTGGGGTTATAGGGGAAGCACTTTTGgatctgctgtaggcaatatgtgcattttgtggggtccgggggcgGCAAACAGAAGGGCCACTCCAGGCAGCAGACACTCTGGCTACGCTAGTGTGAGAGGGATATAAACATTATTGATTATATGATCTGAGCTAAGTACTAGAAGATAACTAAACCTTTGTCAGTTATATGTTGTCAATGTTGTCTATAGCTGTGAACTATACTTCTTGAAAGTAGTACTTATTTGCAACTAACTAGGCTGAAATATTGATAATGCAGTTAAGAGGTGATGTACTGAATGCTGTATATAAACAGTTCTTAATCGATATTCTCATAAATTTGTCagagaaataaatcaaaaatcaAGCAGCAATTGTTTGCAACTTTCAAggggaaggggagataatttgaagaaattaagaACTTATCTCTCCTGTTTAGAGGAAAGTCTGGTCTTTGGTAGTAGGCAAGAGAACACTGTGGATATGTTTCAGTGTATGAGATCTTATCAGGAAAGGTGTGAAATTGTAAGGATCTTTTGGACAATAACTGATAAGGAATTAGTAACGTCctgtcttgtgtgtgaattttccgtttgttcctttgttttgtttctgttcaaATTTTTGTCTAAGCCTGCTAATGAGTTAGAAAAAGTTTTGGCCAGTACAATCTGCATATATAAAATGAACTGAACTTAGAGGAACGAACTCaaatgagcagatctatgatcaaagacattccatctgtgatcatccaatcttttttttttcgaatatagtgcatctaggattacattaaccaatgtatccttttctttttgaagaaaattggatatgatttgagagagagacttgctatttctagcaagttcagtGACTCTCCTGTTTGTTTGTTGACATCAGAGTTGATAGGAATAGTGAACTGAAAGGTGCTGTCAGTTACTGAAGAGTGAACAACAATGTTTTGTAAGAAGTAATCTTTAAAATTGCcataggcagaattgttagtgtcagaCAAAACAGTGCAGTGTTTGTTCTGGCTCTCTATTTTCTGAGATCAATTCCTGCTGACGTCAACTTCATCCTTCtggacgtcgataaaataaagtatcagtttgCTTTGGACTGGCACAGCAGTATAGCTAGAGGGGGTAATGGGCCAGTGCACCCCAGGTGATACTTGTATGGAATAGAACTTTTGGGTatgctgtataagcctgtatagatTACAATTTGGAGCATGGAAAACTCAAGGGCTACCTCAGGTGGCACACGTTCTAGCTACATCATTGGGCTGACAGAATTGTAAGAGTGTACTATTTATTCCTGGCCTTTATGTTCCAAGCACCCAGGCTAGTGTGGTGGACTTGTTTGTATCTAGCTGATAGGAACATGTCGTATAAAAACTAACTGAGGAAGGCAACAGGAAAttatgtgcctagagtagaaaagaagaggaGAGGTTGGTAAAAAGGCCAACATCGTAATTTCAATTTGGTTTTCAGACaacccccccacaaaaaaaaaaaaaacagaacaaaacaaaaagaatgccaACAATAAtgatgcatgtttgtttgtatgtatgtgtgtatatctgtgtataaatgttCCTTTTGAAAAAATGTAAGGGGTGGTTCTGACCAAATGTAATGAGGTTTCTCTAAAGGAActctggagtaacattactcaACAGAGTGAAGGGCTTTGAGATTAGGGAGGTTCTCCAGATTGAGCTGCTACCTCTTCACTCAGAGGTTACAGTTCCAGTACTACAGATGAGAAAAAATGCGTCTATGGTTGTTGATAGTGTATAGATGAAGTAAAACTATAATCTAAGACCTGGTTGTCATCATTCTGTATCTTATTTAAATACAGTGTAgctaggacaacattatccaacaTTAATTTTTAGAACAGTAGGGTGTGATGTAAGTGAGGCTTGGCATACTAAAACTTGTCTTTGTTGTGGAGCACATCTTTACAAAACATCAACACAACTatcaatataaattaagaaagtGTTCCATCAAGTACACAGTGTGTGACAGTGTAGATGGCCAGAgggtggaaaagaaaaataaaggatttTAAATGAGTTATTTCCCCTTGGCCGTTAAAAAATAGTAAAGGGTATATCTTAAGAAAACATCAACACAGCTATCAATATAAATTAAGGTGTTCCTACATGTAAACAGCATGGGAACTTTATGAGGACAGTGCAGATTGCAATACTATTGATagataaatggcaatttctgtcttttTGTGTGGTTGGTTGTTACATAGAGTACATTATTACGAAACATTAACACATCTATCAATATAAATTAGGAAGGTGTTCCTACTTGTAAACAGGGTGTGACCTTTGTGATGATAGTGCATTTGTCTAAAAGCAGAACAGTTCTTCATGCAGCACCTGTCAATTGGCTGAAGTGACATGAAAGGCATCATCACTCATGgcatattcgtgaataagtcactaactgaaataaggGTGGTTCTGGGTAAAGTGCGAAAATAAccctaacagttcaaatactaagaaataaacatacttgacttgatttataccaaataaaatgtaatattttgaaacatttttgcaCGGTTGCCTTGGAAATAGTACGTTAATGGTAAAATTTGCAAATAAGTTGTGGCATTGATATCTCCATAACCCATGGTCAGATTTTactcaaatttcttttaaatgaaaaatctaaGGTAGGTTTATGAAATGTCATTAAATCTATATATTGACTTAGGACAGGGGTTAGATTGATAGTAAAATCACTGACCTTGTCTGACAACTTCTTGTAAGAAAGTCCATTAATGTAgaatgcacatgtatttatacaatgTAACGACTGGCAACCAGTCACTCTAATGATATTGCTTTCTAATAAATGGAGGATGAAATGACCAgtgggcaaaaaagaaaaatgaagaaaaatgaatgGGTATTTCCCCTTGGCCGTTAAAAGATGGGTTATATCTGGACCCCTTCTAGGGGCCCTAGCCGtccaattatagatttttattaaactgCAATGAGCCTAGTAACAAACTGGATGTTGGTTTAACATGCATGCAAAGTTTCATGAAGATTTGTTAACGGGTGTAGACAGCAACTtgacacaaacaaaaactaaacagattgtcgtttatatatgtatatactataatattattacaatattacTTATAACAATATGAAGAATTTTCTTctaaaattactttgaaatatgATCTAGTAAGCAGCTTCTGTCATTGAATAAAAGTTGAAGAGAATGATGACCTAATCCTATGAGTAGATGAGCCTTGGTATTTTGAACTTGTATaaggaatgaaaaagaaacattagaGACACTGGTTTTATTTAAATGTGCTGTGATGATCAACGCATAAGCAAGAAAAATATCTTTatgaatgtgtaatatatatatatatatataaagaaagtttaaagaagataaattaaaaacaaagtagaacttaaacaaatgaaatattgtgaaCTTACCAAGTAAAATGGTATCTATTTTCTTTAATGGTTGCTGTCTGCCTCTCATCCAATCAGGCTCATAAATGAATGGTGGCTTTGATTGTTTTGTCAAATTGTTGCGATATCCTGTGTATCGATCTGTAACACCTGTGTTATCGCTAAAAAGTTGGATCCGGTCATTAGAAGTAGTAACGTGGGGTTCTAACTTCTGCAATTAAAACATTATCCAAAGGCCTAATAATTGAAATACCCTTATAGattatggaaataaatattctaaaatattgttatttcataTGAACATGATTTTTGACCTTGGGTagcaagtgttatttcctatttgtttacccctaaaaagtatgaaaaatggctaatatttccttcaaactttgctcttattatgatatttattcaaactccaaagaatccctctcaatacatggctatgatgctccaccactattcctgctcatgatcagagatgcacatattgttagccaCTAAGTGACAtattcaagtggttaaggtcaagcaactgacaagcaaaattgtggtactgagcagaatatttgctataacgatatttttgctTCAGTAACTTAGCaatgaatctgtctgaaatgtaatggaaaatagttgAGTTTCAAAACATCGATGTCCAGGttgcaaaagcaaagtttgaagggaattgtagtcatttcctttgatttctagataaaagcaaataggaaataacatttattgatcaatgacaaaaaacaaaaaaaaattttgttccaCAGTGTTATTGGAGCAACTGCTTTTTGCTAATCATTGAAGCATGCAAGAATTATTTATCAATTACTGTATATGTTGGTGTTTAAAAGGATTAGAGTTATAAGGTATGTCTGTTGTTATCAAGGTAAAAGTCAGCCTATAGTCAACCATCAGCCACGCTAACAACTTTCTATTTTATATCAAGACTGGAAATAATCCCAACTATTTTGGATAGTATTCTTTAAGATTAACATGTCATCTTATATGCTagtatgtcttgcaaacaacttgcacatgcaagtgctaccagtcgagaactccgcataccggaagccagcaagtgtatggggtcatcaggagagaatgtgcgcTGTTTCGGGGTCTACCTCTCAACGGCATCAATGCacacctcactgatatgaggccccgcttgctagatcaactggttattaaaaacaaagctcaatatttctctagccatcgctcatcgtctctttttaaccaaatccagtggctagccttctccactgtagtttggatatcggtcatggtggtatttaccttacaaTGAAATACCTATTTTTATATGAGCCAATGAGCGAGCCTCTGTATAGTCATGTCaactacaagaaatagcaaccgaatctaCTGCAACTTTCATACTAATTTCTTAAATAATGgatagatatattaaataatgtagtcctacataacTTAAACAGACAAGATAGTCATGGCCGGAATATTTTTAATCATAAGCCTGCTCAATCTTGGGactgaacaacaacaagagtaaataaaacaatctatttatatataagcagacTAAGGCAAGCAAAACTGTACATGCAATTTAAGAGCACAATATGATATCTGCAGCAAAATCTCAagagataaaatagaaagaaaaaaagatggtgagttaaaacaagtgaaaatgaagtggacagtaaaaagaaaataagaaaaggaaatgatGCAAATTTTGAATTCTAAGAgagttgaggaaaaaaaaatatattgatagttttcaaattttggtccaaAACCAGCAACTTTAGGGGAggaataagttgattaaattgaccccattgttcaactggtacttattttatcaactctgaaaggatgaaaggccaagttgacctcaacagaatttcaactcggaacataaagatgaacaaaacgctggtggcacgtaaaaagcacccactactctcttggagtggttggcattaggaagggcatccagctgtagaaactttactagattagattggagcctggtacagccttctggcttgccagccccagtcaaatcgtcccacccatgccagcatggaaagcggacgttaaatgacgatgatgatgaatgtacagacagatgaaatgctactaagaattttgcccagtatgctaacaattctgccaactctccgCCTTAGAAAGAATGAATGTAACTAGATGTTATTATAGGAAGAtggtttctctgtgtatatatagcatTTTTGAAGAAATTATTCTTAACCTAAGCCTGTCATTATCATAGAATCTTTTACAAATATAGTAAGAAATAACTGTAAAATCTCTCTGAAATTACATATGactgttataaaaaaaagaagaacataGTAAATGTGCTCTTTTCTATAGCTAGAAATAAGAATAGTCAAAGATGGAACACCTTTGTTGATAGGTCTTCTTGCTGATGGCAAAATGGTATATAGTTCTCAGGTTCAAGGTACCAAGCAAGTCTTTCCACTACTACAATTAATCAGGTCCTTGGAAATACTTACCatataattggtttcaaattttggcaaaagaccagcaGTTTCAAGTAAggggataagttaattacatcaaccctagttctcgattggtacttattttatccaccctgaaaagatgaaaggcaaagttgatcttggctttgaactcagaatggtcaaacggacaaaatgctgctaagcattttgcccagcatgccaatgattctgccaggtcgacAACTTACTtactatataattaaatacagcaGGTAAATAACATAAGTTAACAAAGAGATATTCTCTCACCTTCCTAATATTGTCCAAAGATACAAGTGCCCATTCTTCTATGCTACCTTTTTGGTTTGGCTGCAACTCCTTGTATTTGAGTATATCAAACTTATTCATATAGTCATCCAGAAAGATTCTTGTTGCATTTAAAAGTTGCATAAGaactaaaataaaaagcaaaaaaaaaaaaaaaatcagtagacATAAATACCCATTTCACTAACATCTGGACATGTCCAAAGCATAAAAtaacccaaaacaaaacaaaacaaaatcttaaCTTTGGCAATAATCTATCCTAGATTGGTTTTATGAAAGATACAGCATGTGTCAAAAATCAAACAGATGAATGCAGACTTGCATTGGGAGAACTCTGACAAAATAAGAGCAACAGATCACGCAAATAGAatgatttaatccttttgttaacaATCTACCAGAGACTGCCTTTATGATTCAATGGTGCAAACTATCTGCTTTAAAGGGATCAACATTAAAGACTTCCATTgaaacttcatgttaatttatgttcgaaACACCAACTtaacaatgacaaagttattttaccaaattgttccttattttcaaaattgactgaaacattagtcgtgtatttcaacagaaatatagcaacaaaatgattagagaaaaaaaaaaaaaaacctaaccatttaaaaaacaaaacaaaacaaaaaaaaaccaatgattgttattgttgacccagggctatagtagaagacacccaaggtgccatgcagtgggcttgaactcagaatcatgttgTTAGGTAGTAAACCTCTCatcacactgccatgcctgtgcctatcatAACTGTTGATAATAATGAAGCCAACGAGGAAGCCACAATATGGTCCTTCaacctattagaaatagtagccaaatcacaCTGTGTTGAATAAAGAAAGGTACATTGGATAGTGNNNNNNNNNNNNNNNNNNNNNNNNNNNNNNNNNNNNTCCTTGATAGACAAATACTACAGGAGATCTGCCCTAACTGAACAGACTGATGatccaaagacattccagttgtgactgTCCTGTAGTATTTGTCTATCAAGGACAACACTATCCAATGTACCTTTCTTTATTCAACACAGtgtgatttggctactatttctaataggttGAAGGACCATATTGTGGCTTCCTCGTTGGCTTCATTATTATCAACAGTTatgataggcacaggcatggcagtgtgatGAGAGGTTTACTACCTAAcaaca
This genomic interval from Octopus bimaculoides isolate UCB-OBI-ISO-001 chromosome 4, ASM119413v2, whole genome shotgun sequence contains the following:
- the LOC106879062 gene encoding uncharacterized protein LOC106879062 isoform X2, with protein sequence MQLLNATRIFLDDYMNKFDILKYKELQPNQKGSIEEWALVSLDNIRKKLEPHVTTSNDRIQLFSDNTGVTDRYTGYRNNLTKQSKPPFIYEPDWMRGRQQPLKKIDTILLEHHAKGLRKHILPIPLIESYYESLGDVPQSYSGDLLATAPGAIKQINPIERMNDAVEKPTGVLGTKLRTGAALLPQLTTRGYLTIDSLYPQETVELHDPLPIFCNDTSESAYSKILRKTDEPLRAYEMETKSLSKEEALKAAQLAAGLEPILSYKSEYKDNFVKPAINRF